The Halostagnicola larsenii XH-48 region AGAACCTATAAACGTATTTATTAGACAAATATAACAGTACTACGAGATAGCCATAGCACTAGGTCGTATTATGGTGTTTCAGAACTGGACAAGTGATCACTAGTTCGCCCATATAGAACCAAACTGCCGAGAATAGATCGCGACTATCGATCAAACGCGACTGCGAGAGGAGCGTTGACACTCGAGACACACCTTCTCGAGAATCACCGGCGGCCGATTATTCGTCGAGGTGTTCGATTCCCTGCTTTGCCACGTTCGCTTCCGTGATCTCGCCCGGCATCCAGTCCGGCTTGTCGTCCGGCGCGGTTTCCTCCCAGGCCCAGCCGTCGTAGATATGGACTTTGTCCGTCCCCTTCTCTCGAAGCCGAAGTGTAACTCGCTCGGCGGCATCCTCGCTCGAGCCGGCCTCGAGTCGCCGTGCCGCTTTGAGTGCGGCCTGCCGAGGTGTGTTCCCGGAGAAGACGCTCTCCTCATCTCCGTTAGACGTGCGCAGTGCAAAGTTCCGCTTACCATCTTCACGTACCATGGTTTTTCCCTCCATGTCAATTCAGCACACGATCCGACATAAAGATATCCCCCAAAACCGACCGACTGCGCCAGTATCTTTAAGTGTATTCGACACACCAGCACCTCTCACCAATTGTCTCCCGGCGTGAAATTCGCCGCATATATTCACATACGTACGACGTAGGTAACATGGCACATCGATATTGCGTAGAAAACACTTAAGTAGATCCTGCGGTGAAGTTCGTGCTAGAACCCCGCGATGGTCCGGAAAAAGAAGCTGAGTCCAAGCGGCGCGAAAGACGATAACGGGAACTATCACAACGTCCACCTCAATCTCCACGAGGACGAACTCGAGGTGGCGGGCATGGACATCGGCGACGAGGTCTTCGTCCGCGTTCGAGACGGAAAGATCATCATCCAGAAAGCCGACGAGGAGGAAGTCGAACACAATTTCTAAGACCGACCTTTTTCGCTGCGCTCACACCGACGGCGAGCGGCGCTGTTCGCTCGGCAAAATCTCGAGAGAGTTTCACTCTCTCGGACGGCGAGGGACCAGAGGTCCCTCGAGCAGTCGGCGCGAAGCGCCGACGACCTCGCGGGAGCGAAGCTCCCGCTTAGCTTTGATGAAAAGCAACGGAAGACGTTCCGGCTCACTTCGTTCGCGGGCTGCGACTTCCGAGCCTTCGTTCGCTCGCGGTAGAATATCGTAGACTTACCGCACTCACTCGACAGAAACGATACTCAGTTCAGCGCCTCGAGATCGAACTCGAACGCCGCAACTGGAACCTCGAGGTCGTGTTCGACGAGCACCTTTGGGTGAAGTTCGCCGATCACGCCGACTTCCTCGCCGTCGATGACGACCGCGGCGGTTCGTCCGTCGATGAACGACGGGTGTTCGGTCGGGGGCGTCTCGAGGTCGCCACCGAAGTCCCGGACGAGCGTCTGGAGTCGTCCTTTCGCGTCCTCGTAGGCCGCATCGTGGCGAGCGAGCACGGCACCGACGCTTCGACGTTCGGCGACGCCCGTGTTTTCCGATTCGTCGATCTCGGCCGCGAAGCCGATCTCCGCGAGGTCCTGGGGATACGAGCGGTGGGTGTTTCGCTCAAGGACCATCACCAGCGAGGGCAGCACCCAGGTCCGGAGCATGGTGTAGTCCTCGCTGTAGGGTTCTTTGATCGTAGCGGGCTCGCCGACTCCGTAGACGGCCTCGTCCGCACCGTCGTCGTCGAGAGTCGGGATCGACAGCCGATCGAAGTTCTCCGCCTCGTTGATCATGTGGAAGTTGAGCAGGTCCTCGAATCCGAGCCCGACGAGACTCCGACGAGTCGCGTCCTCGAGGCGACTGCGTTCGTGTCGACCGCCGACGGTCCCCACGTCGGGGTATCGCGGCTCGAGCTCGTTGAAGCCGTAGGCCCGCCCGAGGTCGTCGATGAGATCCATCGGATGGAGCACGTCGACGCGGTAGGGCGGAATCGTCATCTCGTACGTGAGGTCATCAGCTTCGTTTTCCTCCGTCTCGGCCTCGAGTCCCGCCCGCTCGGCCAGATCGATGACTTCCTCGGGATCGAGGTCGATACCGAGAATCGTCTCGATGCGGTCGTGGGCGACGGTCTTGGTCTCGAGAGAGAGATCGGGTCGAACGAGTTCGCGCTCTGGATACGCGACGGTCACCTCCTCGATGGTGCCGCCGCGGGCGCTCAGCGCGTAGCAGATGATCGCGCACATCTTGTCGATCGTCCACTGATCGGTGCCGGTCAGTTCGACGAACAGGTCCCGCGAGTCCGTCGAAACCTCGGTGCGCCGACCGTTGATCACCGGCGGGAACGAAAACAGTCCGAGTTCGTCGTAAATCGCCGGATAGCGCTCGGTATCACGAACGAGGTCGGCGTAGGTTTCGCCGGTGGGGTGCTCGGAGAGCACGTCCGCGGGCGTCATTTCCTGGTCCGAATCCAGCGGAACGAACCGGTCGCCGTCGGAAGCAATGCCGGTGTAGCGTACGCTCGAGTCGGCGTCCCCGGCCGAACTCCCCTTGAGCATGGTGAGATCGTGGATACCGATCGCCCCTTTCGCGCGCTTGCGGCCCATCGTCGCGTGGAGCTTTTCTTGCAACTGGATGAGCGAATCCAACGCGTCCTCGTCTAGATTCACGCCGCGGACGACCGCGCCCGTGACGTACGGTCGCTCGTCTGGCACCGCATCGTCGACGGTGATCGTCCACTCGGGCGAGTTCGTGTTCGGCACGTAGACGCCCCGATCGTCGCCGTACTGGTAGCGAAGCGATCGGGCGACGCCTTCGACGGAGAGGCGGTCGAGCCGGTCGGGCGCGAATTCGAGTTCGAACTCGTCGTCCTCGGTTCGGCCCTCGAACTCCAGACCGAGTCCGAACAGGTCCTCGATCAGGTCGTCGTCGCTCTTTTCGTCGGCGCTGGTTAACTCGCGCAGTTCGTCGGGATCGATTTCGACCGTGGGCATCAGTAAGTCACCTCCGTCTCTCGCAGCAGTTCCAGATCACACAGCGTGCCGTGGATGTCGCGGATGTCCTCGAAGCCGTACATCAACATCAGCAGACGCTCCAAGGCCAGCCCCCACGCCATTACGTCACAGTCGACGCCGAGGGGCTCGAGCATTTCTTCGCGGAAGATGCCCGAATTACCGATCTCGACGAGCTCGCCCGTCGTCGGATGCGTCCCGAACAGTTCGAAGCTCGGCTCCGTGTACGGGTTATAGTGTGGCTTGAACTCGATATCCGTGATCCCGAACTGGGCGTAGAACTCCTCGAAGGTACCCATCAGGTCGCGAACGGAGAGGTCTTCGGCCATCACCCAGCCCTCGATCTGGAAGAACTCGAGCAGGTGCGTCGGATCGAGCGTATCGTTGCGGTAGACCTTCTCGACGCTGAAGAATCGCTGGGGCGGCTCGAGGTCGCCGATCTCCTCGCCGGAGAGGTATCGCGCCGAAAGCGAGGTCGTGTGTCCGCGAAGCGCGAGCGCACGCGCGAAGTCCTCGTCCCACGGCGAGTGATAGCCCTCCCCGTCCGCTCCGACGCCCTCGCGGTGGGCGCGCTCGACGCGGTCGACCAGATCCGCGGGCAGGTCGTCGATGTGGGTCGGCTGCGCTAAGGCGAACCGATCCCAGTGGGTCCGCGCGGGGTGGTCCTGGGGCATGAACAGACAGTCGTTGATCCAGAAGTCCGCGTCGACGTGGGGGCCTTCCATCTCCTGAAAGCCCATGCCGACGAGAACGTCTTTTACGCGATCCGCAGTCTGACGCAGGATGTGTGTCTTGCCGCTTTGAGCCGGCTCCGCGTCGGCTTCGACGTTGTACTCGGCGAACGCCGCGTCTTCCCAGTCGCCGCTGGTGAGCAGTTCGGGCGTGACCTGTCCGACGGTCTCTGCAGTCTCGATCCCCGCCATCAGTTCCGTGACGCCGAGTTCGGTCAACGTCGCGGAGCGAACGGTCGTCTCGCTGCGCTCGAGTAAGTCCCGACGCTCGAGAGTGTCGATCGTTTCCGCGTCCGTCTCGAGGGAGTCGACGGGCGATTCCTCACCGTCGCTTCCCGTTACGTCCGCGAGTTCTCCGAGCGCGTTCGCCTCCGAATCCGTCCCGGGATCGGCGTCGGGATCGGCGGTGATCTCGCCGCTGTCGATCGAGCCGTACCCCTTCCGGGCGTAGTTCGACAGCGCGATGTCGACCGCCTGGCCCTCGAGCCCGGACGCGCCGATGACCTGTCCCATCGAGACGGGGTCGGCGTCGGCACCGGCCTCGAGTGCGGCCTCGTAGAGTCGAACCTCGGGAAGGCCCTCCTCGACGTACTCGCGGCCCTCCTCGGTGATCGATACCGTTTCGTCGACCCGTTCCTCGACGGCGACCAGCCCCTCCTCCTCGAGTTCGAAGACCGCGCCGGTCACGGTCTCCGGAGGGAGGTCGGTCGCCGCAGCGAGGGCGTCGACGGACTGTGCCTCGTCTGCGCTCGCGGTCTCGACGACCGCGGCCTGTGCGTGTGGGAGTTTCATTCGCTTACTTCAATGGCTGTGGGTCGGTCAGTTAGCGGTTCCGACTCGGTACGGCCGGTTTCGACCCGAGCGGCTCGGCGGAGCCACCCGGACGTCCACCGACGCTCACCGGAAAAAAGCGAAGCCGAATCCCGAAGACGGCTGCTGTACCTGTCGAACGACACCGGCACGAACGTGGGATTCGGTTGCCATACCCGGCAGATGAGCGGGTTCGAGCAAAAATCTTGCGGGGCGGTCGCACTCCTCGAGAGCGAGCGGGTATCGGCCGGTCGTACCAACCCGTGTCGCGGCGACGCGAGTCCCTACCCGCGTCGGGGCGATTCGAGTTCGATATCCGCTTGCTCGAGCAAGTCCTCGACCTCCTCGCGCTTTTCCTGGTGATTCGCGAGAAAGTCTCGCATCAGTTCGGCGGCCTGTTCCTTGCAGCCGCCACAGAGCCGGTCGCCGTCGACGCACTCGTCGTAGACCTCCTTCGCGAACTCGTCGTCGTCGCCCGCGAGCAGGTAGGCGTACAGCTCGTAGACCGGACACTCGTCCGCTCGTCCGCCGAGTTCGCGCTGTTTTTCGGCCGTCTCGCGACCGCCGGTCGTCGCCGACTTGACCTTGTCGTAGCCCTCCTGTGGGTCGTCGAGCAAGGAGATGTGGGAGGCTTCGATCGACGAGGACATCTTGCCGCCGGTCAGACCGGTCATGAACCGGTGGTAGATCGACGACGGCGGCACGAATCCGTAGCCGCCGTTCTCGACTTCGACCGCCTTCGCGAGCGACTCGGCATCCTCGAGGTCGAGGTCGAAGGCGTCGATGTGGCTCTCGTAGACGCGCTTTTCGCCGTCGATCGCGTCGATGAGCGCCTCGAAGGCGTCGTCGGTCGCCCGCCGATCGAAAAAACGCGTTCGCGGGCGAACCGGCTCCTTGCCAGCCTCGGAAAGCTTCGAGACGACCGAACCCAGGGTGTCGGGCGACACGTCGAGTTCCTCGAGCGGCGTCCGTTCGAGTTCGTCGGCAACGTGCACGCAGCGAAGCGCGTCGTCGTCGAAATCCGCCGGATCGAGCCGCTCGTAGTACGCCGCGACGAGTTCGCGTTCGTCGTCGTCGAGTTCGAAACTCGCGTAGGCCTTCGAGACCTTGAAGAATCGCATCCGCTCGGCGAGGTCTCGAGCCAGCCTGACGTGGGGGTCCTGATCGGGGCCGACGGGGATCACGGTCGGCTTCGGCTCCTCGAGTTGCGGGTAGAGGATGTCGGCCATCTGGGTCACGACGCTTTGCATGTGCGAGACGTCGGTTTCGCCGTCGAAGCCGTAGATCGCCTCGAACTCCGAGAAGTTCGCCTCCGCGCCGAGTTCGAACGCCAGATCCTGCACCTCGCGGTTGGTCGACTGACGATACAGGTCGCCCTCCTCGGGATCGAATCCGAGCGCGAGCAAGGAGAGCAGATAGTTCCGGCTGTGCTCGTCGATCTCGTCCCAGGTCAGCCCGCGGGCGGCGTGAGCCTCGAGATCTGCGATGAGGCCGTACGCGTCGGCTCCCTGCTGTTGGTGCCAGATGATCTCGTCGAAAACGAGTTTGTGGCCGATGTGGGGATCCCCCGTCGGCATGAACCCGGAGAGGGCAGCAAACGGCTCGTCGTTGCGCATCGCCTCGGCGACGGGCCGGTAATCCCGGTGGCCGAAGATGACCCCCCGGCGCAACAGATAGTGCGGGTTCGGCACCTCCGGGAGAATTTCGTCGAACTCCTCGATGCCGAACTCCTCGAAGAGATTCCGGTAGTCGGAGACGCTCGAGGAACCCCACGGATCCAGCGCAACGTCATCAGCACCTGCGGCTCCACCGTCGGAGCGGAGGTCCGACGAGGACCGCTCACCGCCGTCCGTTCTCAGTTCCTCGGGCTCCTCGAGTGGCTCGTCTCCGGTCATTATCACCGTGTTGGCGCGCCAGCGCGCAAAAGGCTTCGGCTTCGGGGCGGATTCGGCGTGATCGACGAGCCGCCCGGCCGTGGCGCGCGCTCGATCGCGGTTCGTTTGAACCGCGATCGAAAGCCGTGCGAGGGACGAGTGAGCGAGTCAGGCGAGCGAATGAGTCGGCTGGGGAGGGTGTGGAAATCAGTGTTGCCAGCGTGATAGCGTTCCTGAGTGGGTCACTCTCACTACTGCACAGTAGATGGTTCCGTTACAGCACGTTCTACGGTGTAAGTCGCTCGAGCGACCACCACTCGACCGACTCGCCGTCCACGAGCGCGAACACCATCGTCTTCCGAACGCCGTGGGCGAGCCGAACGTCAAGCGCGAGGTCTCGCGGTTCGAAGACGTGATCCCCGGAGAGCACCCGGATCAGCAACTCGGAGTGGCCCAGATTATCGACCGAATCGACGTCGGCGTAGGTCCGAAAGTCAGCCCCGAACTTGTAGCCCGTCTTCGGAACGACGCCGCGCCCGCGCAACGTTTCGTACACCCGAAGTCGCCGATCGAATCGCTCGCCTTCGACCGCCCGCCCCCGCTCGCGAACGACCGACGACTCGAGGTCGAGGACCCCCCGCTCCGCGAGGTGAGCCGCCTCGAGCAGGGAACACTGCAGCGTCGGCCGGTCGTATTCCCGGCCCTCGAGCGGTTGGCCGTAGAAGGCTGTCTCGTAGAGATCCGCCGGCGGCTCCCAGACGACGACCCGATCGGCGAGCAGGTCGGCGTCGACTCCCCGGACCGAATCGATCGTCGCGGAGCTTCCGGTCGGCTCCCTCGGGTTCACGTCGAAGTACGTGATCTCACTCTCCTCGTCGACGACGGCGAGGACGCTCTCCTCGAGGGCCGCGGCCGGAATGTCGGTTCGCTCGCCGATCACTCGCAGCGCGTAGGCAACCTCGCCGTCGCCGGGTCCCTTGCCGCGGGGAAACACCGCAAAATCGCCATCAGGCGGATCGGTCACCCACGGCTCCGCAGCGGGCGAGAGATAGAAACCCCTCGAGCGCAGGTCGGCGTACACGAGGAATCGAACCCCGAAATCGGTGCCGGGCTCGCGGGCGAGCAGGTCCCGGAACGCGAGTCGGTCCCCGTCGTCGACGACCGCCTCGAGATCGCCGCGATAGAGCAAGTGTGCCGCTTCGACGGGCGCGAGCGCGATTTCGTTGCCCTCGAGCGGATAGCCGTAGCCCCGTGCGTCGTGATAGCGCTGGCGCGCGTCCGCGCCGACCCTGACGACGCCCGCATCCTCGTCGAACCGACCCTCGAGTGTCATGGTCGCGGTTGTGCCGCCCGGCACAAAGGGACTGTGGATCGGGCCGGGATTCCGGTCATCTACATCGAAAGCCGCCGCGAATCCCGGTTTAGTCGCCGCTAGTGGCTTTGGGCGGCTGCTCGAGCACTCCCTCGCAGGTCGCGTCGAGACAGCGCGTGCCGCTGGGAGTGCTGAACGTCGGGAGGCCGCATCGGCACTCGCCGTCGACGACCCCCGATGGCACACGAAAACCGGTGTCGCAGTCGGGGTAGTGCTCGCAGCCGGCGAGCAGGCCGCCGCGTCTCAGGATTCGCAGGTCGCCTTCACACCCGGATTCGGGGCAGTCCCACTCGCGGTCGAACGCCTCCGTGACCGCGTCGTCGAGCGACTCGCACTGGCGATCGAGACAGACGTTGAACGCCAGTCCGCGTTCGACGCGCATTTTGGGGAGGCCGCAGTCACAACTGTCCTCGCGGATCGTCGCGTCGGACGGCACGCCGTAGCGGGTTCCACAGTTCACACAGTCGACGCCGCTCGAGCGCACGAGTGCACCGCCGCAGTCGGGACAGTCACCAACCGGCGTACCGGCCGCAGAGGCGGGGTAATGGGCGAAGCCGTCCTGTTCGTGGGCCGCGATCCGAAGCGTCTGGGTGTCCTTTTTCGCCACGAGCGTGAAGCCGTCCGAACGGTCGCTCGAGACGCTGTCGGCCCGGGTCAACCACGCGACCGGCTGGTAGCCGTCGATATCGTGGACGAGAACGGTGTTGTCAGGCTTGACGAGCGTCGTCACGCGACCGCGGTACTCCTCTCGAGCCGTTCCGTCGGTGATTACGGTACAATCGCCCGCGAGCACGCGGATTGCGTCGTCGATCATGGACGGTCTGGCCGCGGGATCGTATATAAACTCTCGTGGGTTTTCCGGCTGAGACGTTATTGTCCCGTCGCCGGCTGTAATATGCGTTCAGGCCAGTGAGAATAGCGTACTCGGGGTCGACTACGTCGCGACTGCTCCGAATCTAGTGGGCGCTGATAACGTACTGAGAGTGGATTACAAATTTTGGTATAGGCCCCATCCAATCATAAGAAGGCCAACAAAAAGATACACTGGCCCCGGAAAACTATACGTTAGAACATCTGTCCATTGGGCAATACCATACCCGATTAAACAAATCCCAATGACTAACTGAATAGTTCCCGCGACCCAGTTGGGTCGGCTGTTTTCATGCTCAGCCATATACGATCAATATGAATTGCTGTGTATAAGAATTATCTAAACGAGCGCTTTCGCATCCTCGAGGTTCGCAGACAGCGTCTCGAGGAATCGCGCCGCGTCCGCACCGTCGACGACCCGGTGGTCGAAACTCAGGTCGAACGTGATCTGCTTGCGGAATTCCACGCCGCCGTCCTCGTCCGGCCGGGCGCATTCGCGGATGCGGTTGACGCCGATGATCGCGACCTCGGGCGGGTTGATGATCGGCGTGAACGAGTCGACGCCAAGCACGCCGAGGTTCGTGACCGTGAACGTCCCGCCCTGAAGATCGGACATCGAGTAGTCGCCGGCCTGCACCGACTCGGTGAGTTCGCGGCGCTCGAGCGCGATTTCCTGGAGCGATTTCGACTCGAGATCAGTCAAC contains the following coding sequences:
- a CDS encoding non-histone chromosomal MC1 family protein, with the translated sequence MVREDGKRNFALRTSNGDEESVFSGNTPRQAALKAARRLEAGSSEDAAERVTLRLREKGTDKVHIYDGWAWEETAPDDKPDWMPGEITEANVAKQGIEHLDE
- the pheT gene encoding phenylalanine--tRNA ligase subunit beta gives rise to the protein MPTVEIDPDELRELTSADEKSDDDLIEDLFGLGLEFEGRTEDDEFELEFAPDRLDRLSVEGVARSLRYQYGDDRGVYVPNTNSPEWTITVDDAVPDERPYVTGAVVRGVNLDEDALDSLIQLQEKLHATMGRKRAKGAIGIHDLTMLKGSSAGDADSSVRYTGIASDGDRFVPLDSDQEMTPADVLSEHPTGETYADLVRDTERYPAIYDELGLFSFPPVINGRRTEVSTDSRDLFVELTGTDQWTIDKMCAIICYALSARGGTIEEVTVAYPERELVRPDLSLETKTVAHDRIETILGIDLDPEEVIDLAERAGLEAETEENEADDLTYEMTIPPYRVDVLHPMDLIDDLGRAYGFNELEPRYPDVGTVGGRHERSRLEDATRRSLVGLGFEDLLNFHMINEAENFDRLSIPTLDDDGADEAVYGVGEPATIKEPYSEDYTMLRTWVLPSLVMVLERNTHRSYPQDLAEIGFAAEIDESENTGVAERRSVGAVLARHDAAYEDAKGRLQTLVRDFGGDLETPPTEHPSFIDGRTAAVVIDGEEVGVIGELHPKVLVEHDLEVPVAAFEFDLEALN
- the pheS gene encoding phenylalanine--tRNA ligase subunit alpha, whose amino-acid sequence is MKLPHAQAAVVETASADEAQSVDALAAATDLPPETVTGAVFELEEEGLVAVEERVDETVSITEEGREYVEEGLPEVRLYEAALEAGADADPVSMGQVIGASGLEGQAVDIALSNYARKGYGSIDSGEITADPDADPGTDSEANALGELADVTGSDGEESPVDSLETDAETIDTLERRDLLERSETTVRSATLTELGVTELMAGIETAETVGQVTPELLTSGDWEDAAFAEYNVEADAEPAQSGKTHILRQTADRVKDVLVGMGFQEMEGPHVDADFWINDCLFMPQDHPARTHWDRFALAQPTHIDDLPADLVDRVERAHREGVGADGEGYHSPWDEDFARALALRGHTTSLSARYLSGEEIGDLEPPQRFFSVEKVYRNDTLDPTHLLEFFQIEGWVMAEDLSVRDLMGTFEEFYAQFGITDIEFKPHYNPYTEPSFELFGTHPTTGELVEIGNSGIFREEMLEPLGVDCDVMAWGLALERLLMLMYGFEDIRDIHGTLCDLELLRETEVTY
- a CDS encoding tryptophan--tRNA ligase, with protein sequence MTGDEPLEEPEELRTDGGERSSSDLRSDGGAAGADDVALDPWGSSSVSDYRNLFEEFGIEEFDEILPEVPNPHYLLRRGVIFGHRDYRPVAEAMRNDEPFAALSGFMPTGDPHIGHKLVFDEIIWHQQQGADAYGLIADLEAHAARGLTWDEIDEHSRNYLLSLLALGFDPEEGDLYRQSTNREVQDLAFELGAEANFSEFEAIYGFDGETDVSHMQSVVTQMADILYPQLEEPKPTVIPVGPDQDPHVRLARDLAERMRFFKVSKAYASFELDDDERELVAAYYERLDPADFDDDALRCVHVADELERTPLEELDVSPDTLGSVVSKLSEAGKEPVRPRTRFFDRRATDDAFEALIDAIDGEKRVYESHIDAFDLDLEDAESLAKAVEVENGGYGFVPPSSIYHRFMTGLTGGKMSSSIEASHISLLDDPQEGYDKVKSATTGGRETAEKQRELGGRADECPVYELYAYLLAGDDDEFAKEVYDECVDGDRLCGGCKEQAAELMRDFLANHQEKREEVEDLLEQADIELESPRRG
- the endA gene encoding tRNA-intron lyase encodes the protein MTLEGRFDEDAGVVRVGADARQRYHDARGYGYPLEGNEIALAPVEAAHLLYRGDLEAVVDDGDRLAFRDLLAREPGTDFGVRFLVYADLRSRGFYLSPAAEPWVTDPPDGDFAVFPRGKGPGDGEVAYALRVIGERTDIPAAALEESVLAVVDEESEITYFDVNPREPTGSSATIDSVRGVDADLLADRVVVWEPPADLYETAFYGQPLEGREYDRPTLQCSLLEAAHLAERGVLDLESSVVRERGRAVEGERFDRRLRVYETLRGRGVVPKTGYKFGADFRTYADVDSVDNLGHSELLIRVLSGDHVFEPRDLALDVRLAHGVRKTMVFALVDGESVEWWSLERLTP
- a CDS encoding endonuclease NucS domain-containing protein, producing the protein MIDDAIRVLAGDCTVITDGTAREEYRGRVTTLVKPDNTVLVHDIDGYQPVAWLTRADSVSSDRSDGFTLVAKKDTQTLRIAAHEQDGFAHYPASAAGTPVGDCPDCGGALVRSSGVDCVNCGTRYGVPSDATIREDSCDCGLPKMRVERGLAFNVCLDRQCESLDDAVTEAFDREWDCPESGCEGDLRILRRGGLLAGCEHYPDCDTGFRVPSGVVDGECRCGLPTFSTPSGTRCLDATCEGVLEQPPKATSGD